The genome window TCCTCCATGCGGGCTTCCACCACCTCCACGTTTGGCAGCGGTTGACTTCGCAACAGGCTCAGCATCTTGCCCGAGCTATCCAGGGCGACCACGTCGAGGTCGGGGCGCGCGTTCGCCAGCGGCCACGCCGGTAGCCCCGGACCCGTGCCGATATCGAGCACCCGGGCGCCCGTGGGAATCATGTCCACAAACAGCAGCGAGTCAATGAAGTGGCGGAGCTCGCAGCCCTCCGGCGGAACCCGGGTGAGGTTCATCACCTCGTTGCGATCGTAGAGCGCCTCGCGAAACGTCGCGAATCGGGCGATTTGCTCGTCCGAACACGAAAGGCAAGCCTCGGTGAGAAACTGCCGAAGCTGCGAGAGATTTTTGTCCCAAACGGGGGAATGCGTCACAATAAGAATTGTCATTATGGATTCCCCC of Chthonomonas sp. contains these proteins:
- a CDS encoding class I SAM-dependent methyltransferase, encoding MTHSPVWDKNLSQLRQFLTEACLSCSDEQIARFATFREALYDRNEVMNLTRVPPEGCELRHFIDSLLFVDMIPTGARVLDIGTGPGLPAWPLANARPDLDVVALDSSGKMLSLLRSQPLPNVEVVEARMEDANLREEFDVVTGRALAPLPIQLELSAAAAKVGGAVIPMRSSNDLEVMNGFVGEGLGLSLESHEVRLLPGTDVARMFPVYRKTEATQPRYPRKWADIKRKPLV